CGACAAGTCCTGGATCCCTGACGGGACCGTTCGAGTTAATGGACCCACCAACCCCGACATCTCAGAGGGCTCTGAGAGGAGCAAATGTGCATGTTAGAATCAATGATGATGGTTACGTATCTGTGCCCATAATACTGCAGGAAAATAGGAAGACGTCCAAGTTTAACAGTGggagtatatacagtatatatacacatatatattgtGTTAGGTGAAACTTGACATATTTGCGTCCATTGCCCCTAAAGCAGTGCAGCATTACTGATATACTGTCATTGACGTGCTGTATTATTTGTCAGTGGAGAGATAAGTGCCTTTTGAATGTGGGCATTTCATTTGAATTCATACGATGGGTCTTTTGAATAATTGATTCATATTGGAGTGTGGGATATTTATTTCTTATGACGCCTGGCTGAAATGTCCAACTTTATTGATCAGTCAGACCTGCTGATCATAGTTTCAGGTGTCCTGCCAGATGTGCTATAAATACACTGTTAATACTCTTTACTTTCTGTAAGATTAGCGTAGATTCACACTGCAGTTAACTCAAAGGAAGAAGtgccttctgtttctctttgtacAGTCAGATAAATGTTGACTGTCACACCTGCAGTCACGGTTTATTTGGGGAGAGAAATTTGCTATGGATGTACTTTTAATTGTATACTACTGATGCTTTTCTGAATGTCCAGCTGAATACTGCTGTCCCACAGTGCCACTGCCAGAAAACATTGCTTGCATTGACCATCTAACATTAGCCAGATGGACAATTAACACTCATGTATTTCCTTCTCTAAATCAATCTGTGCTTGTTTGTTGCCATAGCATGAATTATAGAATACAGTTTGACCAAGTCAACAACACTTCATAATGTACAGTGACAGGTTTGGACAATTATTGAGTGAGCTCAGTGGTTTGATAAGAGGAATAAATATGTCAAAGTAAAAACTGAGCAGTAACTCAGGAAGGCAGGTGATTCAAGTCGATCATCCTACTGTTTAAGAAGACCCGTGCAAAAGTAAATAATATACTTTCAAATTCTCTTATTATATTTTAAAGAAAGAGGTTTTGTGAACATGCCAGTTAAAGTACAGCTGATCTTCAGTCTTCTTTATTgctcatttttatcattattcaCCTGTAACAATGCCGACAGTTTTAAATCAGGCGAGATCCTGGATACTCAAACCTTTGACCTAGGCCCCAGGATGATAACATATGAATATTAGTCATATTTATATCATTAGAACAATGACTATTGCTGCTGgcattataaaaaaataaattaatttgtaTCAAATAAAACATCCGACTTCAGGGAAAATAAGTAATGGTGCTATTTTACATAGCAAATGCCATGTTTTTCGTGAGTGTGGCTGTTGTTTGGGCCGTCAGCCACTAATTAAATGTATCGTGACAAGATGCATCAGGATCTGAGTGGCTTATGGCCTCAGCTAAACCCATTTTCTATAAAAACCCTGGATGTAACAAataatttccccccggggatcaataaagtatttctgattctgatgccATGAAAAGAGCTGCCCCGTTACATGATTGGATGGAGATTGTTTTGTTTCAGGTGTTAATGTGACCATGCTAACATGTAGGCTGTTGAATTTgttaattttgagaaaaatgcCAAGcccagacttttttttattggcaATATTTATATAGTAAGACAGTGAAACCAGTTTATAATACCACTGATGTTTTATAAAATGAAGAGTATTTAGGTTTAATAAAACACATATATTTTTGTGAGAACATTTATCCCTACTGTATTTGATagtttcacacacattcattgtATTACACTGTCAGGCTTTGCTGTATCAAAGGGTGAATGTGATGTTTTAGTTTAGACAAATGAGTATGTTTTTTCCAATAACTTGTTCAACCACAGATCTGAAAATGCCACTAAAATTTATTGAAATTTGATTATATTAATAAGACTATGCtgaaatatttcatattttcaaTTGTGCCATACATTCTCATATGCAAAATATGTAAATTATGtccagaaataaacatttttatttatgtattcctTGAAGCAGTGTCTCATTTTATATAGTCAACCATGACAATGTTGACTGAGAGCTGTGTACAAGTACAACTGATACCAGCTCCTATTTATAGATAGTATTATTCTGTTGTGTGTGCCATTAATAAGACAACACAGAATATCATCATCACCATATTGTATTAAATATTCAACAccctcatgtttgttttttatgttactgCAGCCTAAATTTGAAGTGCATAGATTGGTTTGCTCTCCTTCTTTTTACAGTAAATTTACAACTTAAAACAGTGACACGCATTTCTTCAGGTCATCTTGAAATTGTCTACAGTTTGTCTGGAGACCTTTTGCTGCCAGTTTAAAGACTGGATGTAATTTGTAATGTGCTGTAGATAAAGGCACATGGAAGTCTCTCATGATAACATGTTATAATTGTTGACAAAACTTTATGAATCCATTCTGTATTCAGACTACATCCTCATCACATCATCAGCTGTGGAAAAGTTTTCTGAGAGCAAAGTTTCACCTCTTTGAATATGGGTCAACAGCCTGGCTGTAACTGTCTTTACCTCCTGCAGGGGGCAGCACCTCCCCTGTACGTCATATGCACGgctcaaacaacaacagaagaagaagaagcaccACCAACGACAGGCTGATCGTTGCGGGAGTGTTTAGAGGTACCTGACAtacttttaaattgtttttgaaCTTTATAATCATAAAGTgcaaacatgtattttattcaGGCGCCAGTTTTACCAAAAGCCAAAACCAGGAAGTGGCCACAAGACGATACTTCCGCTAAAACTCACCATTcaaatttttattttgcattagTTTCGTTTCTGTATTAGCTAGCTACCGTCGAGCTGTTGAGTCATTGGATTGTTTCCTGTCAACATTCAAGCTCAGATAACTTAATGTAGAAAACACACACGACCTTTAGCTCAAATTGATTTCTTTAAGTGCAGAGTTGCGACTCTTTTATCCATCATATTGCCACTGAAGTGCTAATGGTAACGTTACCTGACTAAACTAACGTTAGTTAGCTAATTCGTTTTTTAGTTCAGGAACTGTTAACCGTTtttgactgaaataaaaaaaaaaacatttcttcacatttagtgtagttaaattagttggatTTGGATGTGTTTATGAGAAGCCAAGTCTTGCCTTGTTCTGATATTGGTAAACCATTATCAGAACATTTATCTCTATGGCAACGGACATCATGTCTCTGCGTGACTGAGGAATAAACAGCTGTCGATACACAGAGTAACTCTTGGGCCTATGTAATCAAGTCCAGTTAGTATTCAATGCTAATGACTGTTCATAAGTCACATTTGTCTTGGTTGTGATAGTTAAATTCACACAGAGACTGTAATCATCCATGTTGACCAGTCTGGGTAAGACATCTACTCTGGATGATATGGTTTTAGGTGATTTATCCAGTTGTTGTCTGACAAAGCATCAGGCACTGTACAATAAtagcttgtatgtgtgtgtatttgtgtggtTCATCtacaagcatgcacacacacacacacagaatactTACACTTGAGGTGGTGAGAACAGTTTaatgataatgtgtgtgtgtttactcttGCAGAATGCCTTTCCATTTCTGCCCTCAGTGTGGGACAAAGTTGAAGCCTGATTTCAAATTTTGTCCATCATGTGGGGAGAAGCTTCCCTGTCTTGTCGATGAATCTGGACCTGTGAGCTCGACAGCGTCTCTAAGTCTCTCTCCACCCAGAAGGGAGGAAACAGCAGTATCATTAGTTAAATCAAGTCTTGCTTCAAGCACAAGCTACGAACCCACAGGAAGCACGGGTAAATATCTTGACAATATTTTACTTAGAGTTACTTAGTGCTAAATATAGACTTTAGACTTTGGAACCTTTGGAAATGTAAACTCTCTTGCATGTAACACCTCAACTCCAGTTACACCTCGTCCTGCGCTGAAAAAGACCAGAAACTCCCTCCGTCTTGACAGGGAAGTTGAAATCAACATTAAAGATGCCACTTCACCCATGGTGCCCTACTCCACTAGTCCTGTCAAAGATGACAGGATCAAAGGTAATACAGTAAAATGGTCTGGAAGCAGCTGCTCTGCTTTGCTGTTCTGGAAGATAAGTTTTTATTTACGTTGCTGTAGTATAACCCATCAGTGCGACATGTAGTTTTAACCTTCAGGAAACACTTACTGGTGGTACAGGTGCAAGTAGAATAACAGCTGATGGCTTTCTTTGTAACAAAAAGTCTATGATTTGTGTTAACAGATAATGGTGTTGGATTCGGTGGAACTCCACAGAAGCAGCCCACAGTCACTTTTAAACTCAACACAGGGAAAGAGCCAGCTCTAAAGTCTTCTCCTGTCCAGAAATCCCCTCGCACTGGTGAGCTGGAACACAATACAATCCTCATGAAAAATGCAgtgtctctctcttcttttctgtcttttttttttccttctctaatTTATATTTATCGTGGCTGGATCCATATACAGTGAGGGGAAAAGCAAAACTCTCCAGCCCTGCCAAGCagatagaggagagacagaggctgACTGATAAAACATGTGGGAAAGCAGAGGAGTCAAAGGTAGACAGCTCTCATGTGGTCATCCCTTCCCCTCATTCCTCACCAAACTCCAAGTCCCCTTCAAAAGGTGAGCAAATGTTTCTGACTGCAACACCATCTTTCTCCTTTCTCCCtatgttttctgtctctctatGCTGACTGCTGTGAGAAGAAAACACCTGAATGCCATAAAAAGGCATCTTAAAATGAGCCCAAAATCAACTGTGTCTGTGACATGAGGATGTCAAATTAAGTTCAGAGAGACAAACCGTACAGTTGTGCAACAGTTTTCTCTTGTGAGTGTAGAAAATAAATTTGTCTCTCGTCATACAAACAACGTAAttggttgtgtttgtttgcatgaaCAGCGTTAGGAAAGGGCAGAGCCAAGAAGGCAAAGCATGCGCCCGCTGTGGAGCCGCTACAAGAGGGTGAAGAGGTGACTGACACGACAGGCAAGAAGTGGAAGCTGGGAACACTGCTCAGTCAGAGCACGTCAGAGCTCATCTATGAAGGTGAGATGGTGCACATGACATCAGAGGAAAGACTGGAAAGTGTACAAAGTACAATTAAACAGTCTGTTACTCTGGGAGAGATGAATTGCATATTAGTGTTGATAAAATCAGAGTCACATTCATTGTATATGTTCACAAATGTGGCCgttaaagctgattctgattctaatGATAATATCATTTTTACTGTTAAATACCTTAAAGCAGATACAAAGCCAAAGATTAAAACACAACAGATTAcagcaaaccacaaataaaGATATGTAACCTACTAGTGAACTTGTCATGTTTCATTTGTCATTTACAAAATAGCTGGTGTAccaaaaccttaaaaaaaacaccaaggcaaattgttttgttttagtggTATTTTTATGaaactctgtttttgttttcagtatttTGACTGAGTCATGAGTTAAATTGTATCCAACAGTCTCTTGTTTCCAGTTAAGTTCATTAAAGCAGCATCAGTCATACACAAAGAGACAGCTGACCTTGCTTAGTGGACAGAGCTGCAGTCGTCTCCAGCAGGATATCACAATTGACtcttacaaaaaataaaaatgaatggaaGAACCTTCATTATCACAATTAAATGATATTGTCtcatctttttttcagttttgcaaACAACTTCACGATCCAGTGCCATGGAATCAAATCACATCCTCAAACTGGTAAGACACACTTCAACACTTACAGTAGATTTTTTGTAGTAGTCTTCTGTGCACTCCGTCCAGAAAGTGATAAATtcactgtgtgtgactgaggTGCCATAATATAAGGAATAATAGATTTCTCTGCTTATGCATTCATCAacaagttgtttttatttgttctcCATTCTCCGTAGACTTCCCTgagtgggatcaataaagtttatcttgcCTGTCTTCGTTTTAGGGAGCCAAAGATGGAAGAATCTTCAATGAGCAGAACTTTCTGCAGAGAGCTGCAAAACCTGCGTCTGGTGAGGATTTAGTGTGTTTCACCTCCAAAACAACACTTATTTTACTTCCAaaaaaactggtgtaatgtccCTGATGAAAGAGTGATGGTTTTCTGGCTGCAGTCGTACCATGACTGTAATTGTTCTGATCATAACTTTATGGTTCTGTGTGTAGGatatagtggcatctagcagtgaggttgcaaaaCAGAAACTTcttccatgtgccaagcgtgtaggagaacaaAGGTGGCCGACGCAAAAACGCTAATGGCTCTATCAACAGCCAGAGTTTGATTTGTCTGGtctactgtaaaaacaatatGACGGAGTTTGTGGAAGAGGATCCGctttgtatgtagatataaaaggctcattctaagataacaaaACCTTAAGGACTGTTATTGTCAAGTTATTGTACACCACTGAAAACATAgtgaatattatatataatttctgccaatatatgtccctaaatcctccacacgAGACCTTTAAGAGAAGtacattttgttaaaacaaaGATAGTAGCAGCATTTTGTCTCACTCATTCACTTCAGTGTTTATGTTGGCTGTTTAAACAGGTGATGAACAGAAACCAGTCAGAGGCAGAACAAGTAGACAGTGAGAAGTGTTCTGGCAGTTTGTCATGTGATCTAATTTCACAATATCACATAAAATATCTTTCATAATCCGTTCAGAGGAAAGCAGAAGTGGACAACATTGTATTCAACAGAAGTATTGACATGCACTCTGGGAGTAAATTAAAGGTGGAGTTAGCAGTTTTAgagtttttttaatctttaaactcAGCACCCAAACAAATACACCCCTCCTATCAGTGTTCCTTCAGAAGCTCTGTTTGACATTCATGGTCTTTCCCCTGTCCTGTGTACGACCACCAACACCTCCCATCGCTGATTGGCTGGAAAAGTTTTGTGAAGCTCAGTCCGAGCcactttaaatgtgtctcaTTTACAGAGGCAGGGCTGTGTGATTAGAATCgctgactgcacctttaaacTTATAATCCTTCCTAGATGCAACCCTGGTTTATCAGGAGTGTAACGTTACACATGTACCACATACGATAATTGAATCATATTGTGTCTTTCTAGTGGAAAAGTggatcaaacaaaacaagatggaTTTTCTTGGGATTCCGTCCTGTGTTGGCTTCGGTCTCCATGCAGAGTCCTACAGGTGTGAATATTTACATGGTATATGAAAGACATTAACATTAACTTTGGGTTCttctttaaggtttttttttttttttttggtagatttCTGATTTTCCCCAACATGGGCCAGTCTCTTCAGTCCATCATGGAGGAAGAAAATGAGCTTCTGTCGGAGAAAGCTGTCCTTCAGCTCGCCTGTAGAATAGTGAGTGTAAACTCATAGATGTTTTTTCAgacaatatttttaattttaatcagGATCCAGAACTCTTAAAGAGCTGCGATTCCCCCTCAGTTCATAAATGGCAACATTCCTTCTCCTTGCAGTTGGATGTGCTGCAGTATATCCATTCAAACGAGTATGTTCATGCTGATATTAATGCAGAAAACATTTACATCCAACCAGGACAGAAATCTCAGGTGagcaatattaatattaataagtTCAGACTAATCTGTCGGTGTCCATGATTCAGATGTGTTTTACATTCACAGCtctttgcttgtgtgtgtgtctgtgtgggtagGTATACCTAGTAGGATACTGCCATGCCTTCAGGTACTGTCCTGGGGGACAACATGTAGAGTACCGTGAAGCCAGCAGAACACCACACGAGGGCACCGTGGAGTTCATCAGCCTGGATGCACATAAGGGAGCAGGTGAGTCACTCCTGTGGTTCACTGATTCCTTTTTCCCACTAACGTCAGCAAATCAGACGCCATTTCGCTCTATAAGCTCTCATAAACCAAACAGTaccacatttatttttgtctttccaTGAGGAGCACCTGCACTCC
The Epinephelus lanceolatus isolate andai-2023 chromosome 2, ASM4190304v1, whole genome shotgun sequence DNA segment above includes these coding regions:
- the vrk3 gene encoding serine/threonine-protein kinase VRK3, producing the protein MPFHFCPQCGTKLKPDFKFCPSCGEKLPCLVDESGPVSSTASLSLSPPRREETAVSLVKSSLASSTSYEPTGSTVTPRPALKKTRNSLRLDREVEINIKDATSPMVPYSTSPVKDDRIKDNGVGFGGTPQKQPTVTFKLNTGKEPALKSSPVQKSPRTVRGKAKLSSPAKQIEERQRLTDKTCGKAEESKVDSSHVVIPSPHSSPNSKSPSKALGKGRAKKAKHAPAVEPLQEGEEVTDTTGKKWKLGTLLSQSTSELIYEVLQTTSRSSAMESNHILKLGAKDGRIFNEQNFLQRAAKPASVEKWIKQNKMDFLGIPSCVGFGLHAESYRFLIFPNMGQSLQSIMEEENELLSEKAVLQLACRILDVLQYIHSNEYVHADINAENIYIQPGQKSQVYLVGYCHAFRYCPGGQHVEYREASRTPHEGTVEFISLDAHKGAAPSRRSDLQSLGYCMLRWHTGMLPWSPLTQPDQVAKEKQRYMEDVPALLSHCFGKRRVSSAFQTYLTEVMTLQYSEQPDYSALKARLSAALLKLGASLEQPLSF